In Stenotrophomonas sp. ASS1, the following proteins share a genomic window:
- a CDS encoding DUF1684 domain-containing protein codes for MRYRGMGGLLAALVLAACSPATPPAPASAAEDPSYAAEQQQWRVARYQDLTRPDGWTALVGLHWLQNKSHFVGSGATNGIRLAVGPDKLGLLRREGSQWWFTPEAGVDVSQDGQPVRGRIRVDTDKDPQPTLLAFDGGKGQLSIIRRGPRDALRVKHADAPARRDFGGLEYWPGGPDWQVQARFIAHPPGKTLPIVDITGLTTEMPNAGAVEFQRDGRSWRLEAIGAPGQPLFLIFADRTSGRGSYPAGRYLDTDAPAADGTVRIDFNHAYNPPCAFTAYATCPLAPPENRLDLRVEAGEKAYHLPEGEG; via the coding sequence ATGCGTTATCGGGGAATGGGCGGCCTGCTGGCTGCTTTGGTGTTGGCCGCCTGCAGCCCGGCGACGCCGCCGGCACCGGCTTCGGCCGCGGAGGATCCGTCCTATGCCGCCGAGCAGCAGCAGTGGCGGGTGGCACGCTATCAGGACCTGACCCGGCCGGATGGTTGGACGGCACTGGTTGGCCTGCACTGGCTGCAGAACAAATCCCACTTCGTCGGCAGCGGCGCGACCAATGGCATCCGCCTGGCGGTCGGCCCGGACAAGCTGGGCCTGCTGCGCCGCGAAGGCAGCCAATGGTGGTTCACACCGGAGGCCGGCGTTGACGTCAGCCAGGACGGGCAGCCGGTGCGCGGCCGCATCCGTGTCGACACCGACAAGGATCCGCAGCCGACGCTGCTGGCCTTCGATGGTGGCAAGGGACAGCTCAGCATCATCCGCCGCGGTCCGCGCGATGCGCTGCGGGTCAAGCACGCCGATGCGCCGGCACGTCGCGATTTCGGTGGGCTGGAGTACTGGCCGGGCGGCCCGGACTGGCAGGTGCAGGCGCGCTTCATCGCGCACCCGCCGGGCAAGACCCTGCCCATCGTCGACATCACCGGCCTGACCACCGAAATGCCCAATGCCGGCGCGGTCGAGTTCCAGCGCGATGGCCGCAGCTGGCGGTTGGAGGCGATCGGTGCGCCGGGGCAGCCGCTGTTCCTGATCTTTGCCGATCGCACCAGTGGCCGTGGCAGCTATCCGGCCGGTCGCTATCTGGATACCGATGCCCCCGCTGCCGATGGCACCGTGCGCATCGATTTCAACCATGCCTACAACCCACCGTGTGCGTTCACCGCTTACGCGACCTGCCCGTTGGCGCCACCGGAAAACCGGTTGGACCTGCGTGTGGAAGCGGGCGAGAAGGCGTACCACCTGCCTGAAGGAGAAGGCTGA
- the mutL gene encoding DNA mismatch repair endonuclease MutL, producing MTSATHPRPIRPLPEILINQIAAGEVVERPASVVKELVENAIDAGASRVDIDLEEGGVRLIRIRDNGSGIAPEQLPLAVSRHATSKIADLDDLESVATLGFRGEALPSIASVSRFTLSSRRAHDEHGSALQIEGGKIGEVTPRAHAPGTTVEVRELFYNVPARRKFLRAERTELGHIEEWLRSLALARPDVELRVSHNGKASRRYKPGDLYSDARLAETLGEDFANQAVRVDHSGAGLRLHGWIAQPHYSRASADQQYLYVNGRSVRDRSVAHAVKMAYGDVLYHGRQPAYVLFLELDPTRVDVNVHPAKHEVRFRDSRLVHDFVYRTLKDALADTRAGMSAQEIGAGAVHPVDAAAAPVASTAGASGFGLVRGPAPGAGSGGGGGGFSGWRPQQPLGLQVADAPAAYAALYAAPAGAERGAALPSMPTENGLPVTSADAGVPPLGYAIAQLHGIYILAENAEGLIVVDMHAAHERIGYERLKNAHDGIGLQSQPLLVPITLAVGEREADTAESEAETLAALGFEVTRAGPGSLHVRSIPALLAHAEPEGLLRDVLTDLREHGQSRRVASARDELLSTMACHGAVRANRRLTVPEMNALLRDMEITERSGQCNHGRPTWARFSLAEIDRWFLRGR from the coding sequence ATGACGTCTGCTACCCATCCGCGCCCGATCCGGCCGTTGCCGGAGATCCTCATCAACCAGATCGCCGCCGGCGAAGTGGTCGAACGTCCTGCGTCGGTGGTCAAGGAACTGGTCGAGAACGCGATCGATGCCGGTGCCAGCCGCGTTGATATCGATCTTGAAGAGGGCGGCGTGCGCCTGATCCGTATCCGCGACAACGGCAGTGGCATCGCACCGGAACAGCTGCCACTGGCGGTTTCACGCCACGCCACCAGCAAGATCGCCGATCTGGACGACCTTGAATCGGTGGCCACGCTCGGTTTCCGTGGCGAAGCGCTGCCGTCGATCGCCTCGGTCAGCCGTTTCACCCTGTCCTCGCGCCGCGCACATGACGAACACGGTTCGGCGCTGCAGATCGAAGGCGGCAAGATCGGCGAAGTGACCCCGCGCGCGCATGCGCCGGGCACCACGGTGGAAGTGCGTGAGCTGTTCTACAACGTACCGGCGCGGCGCAAGTTCCTGCGCGCCGAGCGCACCGAGCTGGGCCATATCGAAGAATGGCTGCGCTCGCTGGCGCTGGCGCGGCCGGATGTCGAACTGCGCGTCTCGCACAACGGCAAGGCCTCGCGCCGCTACAAGCCGGGCGATCTGTATTCCGATGCGCGATTGGCCGAAACGCTGGGCGAGGATTTCGCCAACCAGGCCGTGCGCGTCGACCACAGTGGTGCCGGCCTGCGCCTGCATGGCTGGATCGCGCAGCCGCATTACTCGCGCGCGAGCGCCGACCAGCAGTATCTGTACGTCAACGGCCGTTCGGTGCGCGACCGCAGCGTCGCCCACGCGGTGAAGATGGCTTACGGCGACGTGCTGTACCACGGCCGCCAGCCGGCCTATGTGTTGTTCCTTGAGCTCGACCCGACCCGCGTCGACGTCAACGTGCACCCGGCCAAGCACGAGGTGCGTTTCCGTGATTCGCGGCTGGTGCATGATTTTGTCTACCGCACGCTGAAGGATGCCCTGGCCGATACCCGTGCCGGCATGTCGGCGCAGGAGATCGGTGCTGGCGCCGTGCATCCGGTGGATGCGGCCGCTGCACCGGTGGCATCAACCGCGGGCGCCTCCGGTTTCGGACTGGTGCGCGGTCCCGCACCCGGCGCTGGCTCCGGTGGTGGTGGTGGCGGATTCTCAGGCTGGCGCCCGCAACAGCCACTGGGGCTGCAGGTTGCCGATGCTCCGGCTGCCTATGCCGCGCTGTATGCCGCACCGGCCGGCGCCGAGCGCGGTGCTGCGTTGCCGTCGATGCCGACCGAGAACGGACTGCCGGTCACCAGTGCCGATGCCGGCGTGCCGCCGCTGGGCTACGCGATTGCGCAGCTGCATGGCATCTACATCCTGGCCGAGAACGCCGAAGGCCTGATCGTGGTCGACATGCATGCGGCGCACGAGCGCATCGGCTACGAGCGGCTGAAGAACGCGCACGATGGCATCGGCCTGCAGTCGCAGCCGTTGCTGGTGCCGATCACGCTGGCGGTGGGCGAGCGCGAGGCCGACACCGCCGAAAGCGAAGCCGAAACGCTGGCCGCACTCGGCTTCGAAGTGACCCGTGCCGGCCCCGGTTCGCTGCACGTGCGCAGCATTCCGGCGCTGCTGGCGCATGCCGAACCGGAAGGGCTGCTGCGCGACGTGCTGACCGACCTGCGCGAACACGGCCAGAGCCGGCGTGTGGCAAGTGCGCGCGATGAGCTGCTGTCGACCATGGCCTGCCATGGCGCGGTGCGTGCCAACCGACGGCTGACCGTGCCGGAAATGAACGCGCTGCTGCGCGACATGGAAATCACCGAACGATCGGGCCAGTGCAATCACGGCCGACCGACCTGGGCCCGTTTTTCGCTGGCGGAGATCGACCGCTGGTTCCTGCGCGGACGTTGA
- a CDS encoding transposase, with translation MSDSLDIGVDVDSKEFVPAVADRKAGDRIANTRAGIAQWLNTLPQRCRIGMEATGRYYELLARMAGQAGHVVYVINPRLIKHYGRATGSRGKTDAMDAEAIARYVKKENDRLREYVPRTDEQQQMHDLLRKRQTLVKTRARLEQSFGVSKSAPGELSDLFCALAGTLSELESELQRLGRDGEHGTLYKRLLTIPGIGPAVAAHLIYYMTRWPLANANAWIACTGLDPRPNESGGRTGRRRLSKQGAPVLRQMLYMAAMGLKRCRRGQPLYDELSKRGHPSTAVFNILARKLARIAWGVFKSGRNFDPAMLKVGQACFQQA, from the coding sequence ATGTCTGATTCTCTCGATATTGGCGTGGACGTGGACTCCAAGGAGTTCGTACCGGCAGTGGCCGACCGCAAGGCCGGCGACAGGATCGCCAACACCCGGGCCGGCATAGCCCAGTGGCTCAACACCTTGCCCCAGCGATGCCGGATTGGCATGGAGGCGACGGGGCGGTACTACGAGTTGTTGGCTCGGATGGCTGGCCAGGCAGGCCACGTTGTCTATGTGATCAATCCACGTCTGATCAAGCACTACGGCCGGGCGACGGGCTCGCGTGGCAAGACGGACGCCATGGACGCCGAAGCGATCGCCCGATACGTGAAGAAGGAGAACGATCGCCTGCGTGAATACGTACCGCGTACCGATGAGCAGCAGCAGATGCACGATTTGCTGCGCAAGCGGCAGACGCTGGTAAAGACACGCGCGCGCCTGGAGCAATCCTTCGGGGTAAGCAAAAGTGCCCCCGGGGAGCTGTCAGATCTGTTCTGCGCTCTGGCTGGGACGCTGTCCGAGCTGGAAAGCGAACTGCAGCGCTTGGGTCGCGATGGAGAGCATGGCACGCTCTACAAGCGCCTGTTGACCATCCCTGGTATCGGCCCCGCTGTCGCCGCTCACCTGATCTACTACATGACGCGCTGGCCGTTGGCCAACGCCAACGCGTGGATCGCCTGCACCGGCCTGGATCCCCGGCCCAACGAGTCTGGCGGAAGAACGGGACGGCGTCGGCTGTCCAAACAGGGCGCGCCAGTGCTGCGCCAGATGCTCTACATGGCCGCCATGGGGCTCAAGCGGTGTCGCCGGGGGCAACCGCTCTACGACGAGCTGTCAAAACGCGGTCACCCCAGCACCGCCGTCTTCAACATCCTGGCCAGAAAGCTGGCCAGGATCGCCTGGGGTGTCTTCAAAAGCGGCCGGAACTTCGATCCGGCCATGCTGAAGGTGGGTCAAGCCTGCTTCCAGCAGGCTTGA
- a CDS encoding N-acetylmuramoyl-L-alanine amidase yields the protein MRPGNRLIAICAAVGLSLASVSAWAGEVRQVLLNTGATGTRAEISLVGSGGYKTLSLAGPNRLVVDFPDSSAIRNLKMPAAQGVVTAVRTGQPVPGTFRVVFDLAESVAPFRPQMQREGNESKLVIEWPGDGPAVAASRPPATPAVQPQAPVNTPAPTPAESAQSRNDAARATALLTAQVQQQASAAAATPATPTPAPSTAPAQVAAAGTAASSTPSASPAAILAGQRTAAVVTTPPATAPAPVPTTVVPPRPAMPSDASRIRMQAGMRHLVVAIDPGHGGQDPGAIGPTGKREKDVTLAVARELARQVNATPGLKAYLTRDSDVFIPLPMRAQKARANKADIFISIHADAAENRSATGSSVYVLSTKGASSQRARWLADKENAADLVGGVRLQQTEGTLANVLLDLAQSGYMKASEDAAGHVLGGLKRIGNNHKPNIERANFAVLRTSDMPAMLVETAFISNPDEERRLIDPAYQRKIAGAVLDGVHTFFSRQPPPGTLYAARAQAEIDAAGTMAGGSK from the coding sequence ATGCGCCCGGGGAACCGTCTCATTGCCATCTGTGCCGCCGTCGGACTGAGTCTGGCGAGCGTCAGTGCGTGGGCCGGTGAAGTCCGTCAGGTCCTGCTGAATACCGGCGCCACCGGCACCCGTGCCGAGATCTCGCTGGTCGGCAGTGGCGGTTACAAGACCTTGTCGCTGGCCGGACCGAACCGCCTGGTGGTCGATTTCCCGGACTCCAGCGCCATACGCAACCTGAAGATGCCGGCCGCGCAGGGCGTGGTCACGGCGGTGCGTACCGGACAGCCGGTGCCGGGGACCTTCCGTGTCGTTTTCGACCTCGCTGAATCGGTGGCGCCGTTCCGCCCACAGATGCAGCGCGAAGGCAATGAATCCAAGCTGGTGATCGAATGGCCGGGCGATGGCCCGGCCGTGGCCGCCAGCCGCCCGCCAGCGACGCCGGCGGTGCAGCCGCAGGCACCGGTCAACACGCCCGCACCGACGCCGGCCGAGAGCGCGCAGTCGCGCAACGACGCCGCGCGCGCCACCGCGCTGTTGACCGCGCAGGTACAGCAGCAGGCCAGCGCCGCGGCTGCCACACCGGCCACTCCGACCCCGGCCCCGTCCACTGCACCGGCCCAGGTCGCGGCAGCGGGCACGGCTGCCAGCAGTACGCCGTCCGCATCGCCGGCTGCCATCCTTGCCGGCCAGCGTACCGCCGCCGTGGTAACCACGCCGCCGGCCACAGCGCCTGCACCGGTTCCGACCACGGTGGTGCCACCGCGTCCGGCCATGCCCAGCGATGCCTCGCGCATCCGCATGCAGGCTGGCATGCGCCACCTGGTGGTGGCCATCGATCCGGGCCACGGCGGCCAGGACCCCGGTGCGATCGGCCCGACCGGCAAGCGCGAGAAGGATGTGACCCTGGCCGTAGCGCGTGAGCTGGCCCGCCAGGTCAACGCGACGCCGGGCCTGAAGGCCTACCTGACCCGCGACAGCGACGTGTTCATTCCGCTGCCGATGCGCGCGCAGAAGGCGCGTGCGAACAAGGCCGACATCTTCATTTCGATCCATGCCGATGCGGCGGAAAACCGTTCGGCCACGGGCTCATCGGTGTACGTGCTGTCGACCAAGGGCGCTTCTTCGCAGCGCGCCCGCTGGCTGGCGGACAAGGAAAACGCGGCCGACCTGGTCGGTGGCGTGCGCCTGCAGCAGACCGAAGGCACGCTCGCCAACGTGCTGCTGGATCTGGCCCAGAGCGGCTACATGAAGGCGTCCGAGGACGCGGCCGGCCATGTGCTGGGCGGCCTGAAGCGGATCGGCAACAACCACAAGCCGAACATCGAGCGCGCCAACTTCGCGGTGCTGCGTACTTCGGACATGCCGGCGATGCTGGTGGAAACCGCGTTCATCTCCAATCCGGATGAAGAACGTCGCCTGATCGACCCGGCCTACCAGCGCAAGATCGCCGGTGCGGTGCTGGACGGTGTGCACACGTTCTTCAGCCGTCAGCCGCCGCCGGGCACGTTGTATGCCGCCCGGGCCCAGGCCGAGATCGACGCCGCCGGCACCATGGCCGGCGGCAGCAAGTAA
- the tsaE gene encoding tRNA (adenosine(37)-N6)-threonylcarbamoyltransferase complex ATPase subunit type 1 TsaE, which yields MIDFFLADSDATELLGQWLAATRPPQALVELRGDLGAGKSTAARALLRALGVQGAIRSPTYTLVERYPLASGGEAWHLDLYRIGQAGELDFLGLDEGSAVLWLVEWPERGAGALPPTDLVVALEIEGQGRRVRLTGASDVGHEWLERLPQGGDLQAISVG from the coding sequence ATGATCGATTTCTTCCTTGCCGACAGCGATGCCACTGAACTGCTCGGGCAGTGGCTGGCCGCCACCCGACCGCCGCAGGCGCTGGTCGAACTGCGCGGCGACCTGGGCGCCGGCAAATCCACCGCCGCCCGCGCACTGCTGCGCGCACTGGGCGTGCAGGGGGCGATCCGCAGCCCGACCTACACCCTGGTCGAGCGCTATCCGCTGGCCAGCGGTGGCGAGGCCTGGCATCTGGATCTGTACCGGATCGGCCAGGCCGGCGAGCTCGATTTTCTCGGACTGGACGAGGGCAGCGCGGTGTTGTGGCTGGTGGAATGGCCGGAACGCGGCGCTGGCGCGCTGCCGCCGACCGACCTGGTGGTGGCGCTGGAGATCGAGGGGCAGGGGCGTCGCGTCCGTCTCACTGGAGCCAGCGACGTCGGACATGAATGGCTGGAACGGCTCCCCCAAGGGGGCGACTTGCAGGCCATTTCTGTCGGCTGA
- a CDS encoding NAD(P)H-hydrate dehydratase, producing MANLADLFDSAAARALDAQASALAAEGGWGLMAQAGQAAWQCLLQHWPQAQRIGVVVGAGNNGGDGHVLARHALQAGREVTVIALPGKPPSTALAQRAASEFTSDGGTLTDFDGALPEADIWVDALFGLGFDRVPEGVAQTLIAALNAQAAPVLALDVPSGVDADRGAVPGEAVRAALTVQFIVPHRGLYTGDALDHCGRKALAPLQLSAAAWQGVSPAAQLWTQVRLPALLPPRRTNTHKGESGHVLCVGGNHGSGGAIAMAAEAALRAGAGLLSLGTRRDHVGPLLARLPEAMTHALEDGDALPALLDKARVVAIGPGLGQDEWARALFARVLASARPLVVDADALNLLAQDPRALPDAILTPHPGEAARLLGCSTSDIQADRFTCAQALAERFHAVVVLKGAGSIVAAPGQRPRLIAAGNPGMAVGGMGDLLTGIIASLRGQGLAAFDAAAAGALLHALAGDVAAADGARGLLPTDLLSPLRRLANPELSR from the coding sequence ATGGCCAACCTTGCCGATCTGTTCGATTCCGCTGCCGCGCGTGCGCTTGATGCGCAGGCCTCGGCGCTGGCCGCCGAGGGCGGTTGGGGCCTGATGGCACAGGCCGGCCAGGCCGCCTGGCAGTGCCTGCTGCAGCATTGGCCGCAGGCGCAGCGGATCGGCGTGGTGGTTGGTGCGGGCAACAACGGCGGCGACGGCCATGTGCTGGCCCGCCATGCGCTGCAGGCCGGACGTGAGGTGACGGTGATCGCCTTGCCGGGGAAGCCACCGTCAACCGCGCTGGCACAGCGTGCAGCATCGGAATTCACATCCGACGGCGGCACCCTCACCGATTTCGACGGCGCGCTTCCCGAGGCCGATATCTGGGTCGATGCACTGTTCGGGCTGGGCTTCGATCGCGTGCCGGAGGGCGTGGCTCAGACGCTGATTGCCGCGCTCAACGCGCAGGCGGCACCGGTTCTGGCGCTGGACGTCCCCAGTGGCGTGGATGCCGACCGCGGCGCCGTACCGGGCGAGGCGGTGAGGGCGGCGCTGACTGTGCAGTTCATCGTGCCGCATCGCGGGCTGTACACCGGCGATGCACTGGACCATTGCGGGCGGAAGGCGCTGGCGCCGCTCCAGCTATCCGCGGCCGCATGGCAGGGCGTGTCACCCGCTGCGCAGCTCTGGACGCAGGTGCGCCTGCCGGCCCTGCTGCCGCCGCGCCGCACCAATACCCACAAGGGCGAATCCGGGCACGTGCTGTGCGTCGGCGGCAACCATGGCAGCGGCGGCGCCATCGCCATGGCGGCTGAAGCGGCGTTGCGCGCGGGTGCTGGATTGCTGAGCCTGGGCACCCGCCGCGACCACGTCGGCCCGTTGCTGGCTCGGCTGCCCGAGGCCATGACCCATGCACTGGAAGATGGTGACGCGCTGCCGGCACTGCTGGACAAGGCCAGGGTGGTGGCGATCGGCCCCGGTCTGGGCCAGGACGAATGGGCGCGCGCACTGTTTGCGCGGGTGCTGGCCAGCGCCAGGCCACTGGTGGTCGATGCCGATGCACTGAACCTGCTGGCGCAGGATCCGCGCGCGCTGCCCGACGCCATCCTTACGCCACACCCGGGCGAGGCCGCGCGCCTGCTGGGTTGCAGCACGTCTGACATCCAGGCCGATCGCTTCACCTGCGCGCAGGCACTGGCCGAGCGCTTCCACGCCGTGGTGGTGCTGAAGGGCGCCGGCAGCATCGTCGCAGCGCCGGGGCAACGGCCACGACTGATTGCGGCTGGCAATCCCGGCATGGCCGTGGGTGGCATGGGAGACCTGCTGACAGGCATCATCGCCAGCCTGCGTGGGCAAGGCCTGGCCGCCTTCGATGCCGCCGCCGCTGGTGCGCTGCTGCATGCGCTTGCCGGCGACGTCGCTGCCGCCGACGGCGCGCGCGGCCTGCTTCCAACTGATCTGCTGTCGCCGCTGCGGCGACTGGCCAACCCGGAACTTTCCCGATGA
- the queG gene encoding tRNA epoxyqueuosine(34) reductase QueG produces MSPVPAPVDPAQAVQRIRELARAHGFQRCGIAGIELGEDEAHLADWLGQGLYGTMDWMARHGTLRARPAELLPGTVRVISVGMDYSHKDDTEAWATLADPGRAYVARYALGRDYHKLMRNRLQKLATQINDEVAPLGYRVFVDSAPVLERALARNAGLGWIGKHTCLIDRHGGSWFFIGEIYIDIPLPIDAAATAHCGTCTRCIDVCPTQAITGPQRLDARRCISYLTIEHDGAIPEEMRPLIGNRIYGCDDCQLVCPWNKFAKRTDEADFRARNNLDTARLDQLFAWDEAEFLRRTEGSPIRRSGHERWLRNIAVALGNAPSSAEALAALHTRIDDPSPLVREHVQWALGQHTVR; encoded by the coding sequence ATGTCCCCCGTTCCCGCCCCTGTCGATCCGGCCCAGGCCGTGCAGCGCATCCGCGAACTCGCCCGTGCGCATGGCTTCCAGCGCTGTGGCATCGCCGGCATCGAGCTGGGCGAGGATGAAGCGCACCTGGCCGACTGGCTGGGCCAGGGCCTGTACGGCACGATGGACTGGATGGCGCGCCACGGCACCCTGCGCGCGCGCCCGGCCGAACTGCTGCCCGGCACCGTGCGGGTGATCTCGGTGGGCATGGACTACAGCCACAAGGACGACACCGAAGCCTGGGCAACCCTGGCCGACCCGGGCCGCGCCTACGTGGCCCGTTACGCTTTGGGTCGCGACTACCACAAGCTGATGCGCAACCGCCTGCAGAAGCTGGCCACGCAGATCAACGATGAAGTGGCACCGCTGGGCTACCGCGTATTCGTCGATTCCGCCCCCGTGCTGGAACGCGCACTGGCGCGCAATGCCGGCCTGGGCTGGATCGGCAAGCACACCTGCCTGATCGACCGCCATGGCGGCTCCTGGTTCTTCATCGGCGAGATCTACATCGATATCCCGCTGCCGATCGATGCAGCGGCCACAGCACACTGCGGTACCTGCACGCGCTGCATCGATGTCTGCCCGACCCAGGCCATCACCGGCCCGCAGCGGCTGGACGCGCGGCGCTGTATCTCCTACCTGACCATCGAGCACGATGGCGCCATTCCCGAAGAGATGCGGCCGTTGATCGGCAACCGCATCTACGGCTGTGATGACTGCCAGCTGGTCTGCCCCTGGAACAAGTTCGCCAAGCGTACCGACGAAGCCGATTTCCGCGCGCGCAACAACCTCGATACCGCGCGGCTGGACCAGCTGTTCGCCTGGGATGAAGCCGAGTTCCTGCGCCGTACCGAAGGCAGCCCGATCCGGCGCAGTGGCCATGAACGCTGGCTGCGCAACATCGCCGTGGCACTGGGCAACGCACCGTCCTCTGCCGAAGCGCTCGCCGCATTGCATACCCGCATCGATGATCCCTCGCCGCTGGTGCGTGAACACGTGCAGTGGGCGCTGGGCCAGCACACGGTGCGCTGA
- the xseA gene encoding exodeoxyribonuclease VII large subunit has protein sequence MQPRNNDILTPSQLNTLARDLLEGSFPAIWVEAELGSVARPASGHLYFTLKDARAQLRAAMFRMKAQYLKFVPREGMRVLVRGKVTLYDARGEYQMVLDHMEEAGEGALRRAFEELKARLEAEGLFDPARKRPLPAHVQRLAVITSPTGAAVRDVLSVLGRRFPLLEVDLLPTLVQGSSAAAQITRLLQAADASGRYDVILLTRGGGSLEDLWAFNDEALARAIAASRTPVVSAVGHETDFSLSDFAADLRAPTPSVAAELLVPDQRELALRLRRTAARMVQLQRHAMQQAMQRADRALLRLNAQSPQARLDLLRRRQLDLGRRLHAAFNQQQERRAARLRHAAAVLRGHHPQRQLDAMQRRLAALRGRPQVAMQRLLERDALRLRGLARSLEAVSPLATVARGYSILTRSDDGALVRHVDQVQPGDALQARVGDGVIEVQVK, from the coding sequence ATGCAGCCACGCAACAACGACATCCTCACCCCCAGCCAGCTCAATACCCTGGCCCGCGACCTGCTGGAAGGCAGCTTCCCGGCGATCTGGGTCGAGGCCGAACTGGGCAGCGTGGCGCGCCCTGCCTCCGGGCACCTGTATTTCACCCTGAAGGACGCACGTGCGCAGCTGCGCGCAGCGATGTTCCGGATGAAGGCGCAGTACCTGAAGTTCGTGCCGCGCGAAGGCATGCGCGTGCTGGTGCGCGGCAAGGTGACGCTATACGACGCCCGTGGCGAGTACCAGATGGTGCTGGACCACATGGAAGAAGCCGGCGAAGGCGCGCTGCGCCGCGCCTTCGAGGAGCTGAAGGCACGGCTGGAGGCCGAGGGCCTCTTCGACCCGGCACGCAAGCGGCCGCTGCCGGCGCACGTGCAACGCCTGGCAGTGATCACCTCGCCCACCGGTGCCGCCGTACGCGACGTGCTGAGCGTGCTCGGCCGCCGCTTCCCACTGCTGGAAGTGGACCTGCTGCCGACCCTGGTCCAGGGCAGCAGTGCCGCCGCGCAGATCACCCGCCTGCTGCAGGCCGCCGACGCCAGTGGCCGCTACGACGTGATCCTGCTGACCCGCGGCGGCGGCTCGCTGGAAGACCTGTGGGCCTTCAACGATGAAGCCCTGGCCCGAGCGATCGCCGCCAGCCGCACCCCGGTGGTGTCGGCGGTGGGACACGAAACCGACTTCAGCCTCAGCGATTTTGCCGCCGACCTGCGCGCACCGACGCCGTCGGTGGCGGCCGAGCTGCTGGTACCCGACCAGCGCGAACTGGCCCTGCGCCTGCGCCGGACTGCAGCGCGCATGGTGCAGCTGCAACGGCATGCGATGCAGCAGGCGATGCAGCGCGCCGATCGTGCCCTGCTGCGCCTGAACGCACAGAGCCCGCAGGCGCGGCTGGACCTGCTGCGCCGTCGCCAGCTCGATCTGGGCCGACGCCTGCATGCCGCGTTCAACCAGCAGCAGGAACGCCGTGCCGCACGCCTGCGCCATGCGGCGGCGGTGCTGCGCGGGCACCATCCGCAACGCCAGCTCGACGCGATGCAGCGCCGCCTGGCTGCCCTGCGCGGGCGCCCGCAGGTGGCCATGCAGCGTCTGCTGGAGCGCGATGCCCTGCGCTTGCGCGGATTGGCGCGTTCGCTGGAAGCGGTCAGCCCGCTGGCGACCGTGGCCCGTGGCTACAGCATCCTGACCCGCAGTGACGATGGTGCCCTGGTGCGGCACGTCGACCAGGTGCAGCCGGGTGACGCCCTGCAGGCCCGCGTTGGCGACGGCGTGATCGAGGTGCAGGTCAAGTAA
- a CDS encoding M48 family metallopeptidase, producing MRNDPFSRSPQGPQRRGLFGNIRWWVLLLAAGYAVFYWFSNRTVDPYTGEKVMIDSSLDARQETALGLQAYQQILSQERPMDPNAPIARDVRDIAQRLIAKVDVVETALAQEHGVQPAHFARDFQWEVNVIPSEQANAFCLPGGKMAVYTGLVPVARTRDAMAVVMGHEIAHALLRHGAQRMAQQKLTQIGQVAGAASGMDAQQQQMMMSAMGYGYLLPYARSHETQADEVGLMLAAAACFDPREAVPLWQRMSQASGGQAPPEFSSTHPNPGTRIQNLQALMPKALEYRQKFCEQAK from the coding sequence ATGCGCAATGATCCCTTCTCCCGCTCGCCGCAAGGCCCGCAACGGCGCGGCCTGTTCGGCAACATCCGCTGGTGGGTGCTGTTGCTGGCCGCCGGCTATGCGGTCTTCTACTGGTTTTCCAACCGCACGGTGGATCCGTATACCGGCGAGAAGGTGATGATCGACAGCAGCCTGGATGCGCGGCAGGAGACCGCTTTGGGGCTGCAGGCCTACCAGCAGATCCTGTCGCAGGAACGGCCGATGGATCCCAATGCGCCGATCGCGCGCGATGTGCGCGACATCGCCCAGCGGCTGATTGCCAAGGTCGATGTGGTGGAGACCGCGCTGGCCCAGGAGCACGGCGTGCAGCCGGCGCATTTCGCGCGTGATTTCCAGTGGGAAGTGAACGTGATCCCGTCCGAGCAGGCCAATGCGTTCTGCCTGCCTGGCGGCAAGATGGCGGTCTACACCGGCCTGGTGCCGGTGGCACGAACCCGCGATGCGATGGCAGTGGTGATGGGCCATGAAATCGCCCATGCGCTGCTGCGCCACGGTGCACAGCGCATGGCCCAGCAGAAGCTGACCCAGATCGGGCAGGTGGCCGGCGCTGCCAGCGGCATGGACGCGCAGCAGCAACAGATGATGATGTCGGCGATGGGTTATGGGTATCTGCTGCCGTATGCGCGCAGCCACGAGACGCAGGCCGATGAAGTGGGGCTGATGCTGGCCGCAGCGGCGTGCTTCGATCCACGCGAGGCGGTGCCGCTGTGGCAGCGCATGAGCCAGGCCAGCGGTGGCCAGGCGCCGCCGGAATTCTCCTCGACCCATCCCAACCCGGGTACCCGCATCCAGAACCTGCAGGCGTTGATGCCGAAGGCGCTCGAGTACCGGCAGAAGTTCTGCGAGCAGGCAAAGTAG